One window from the genome of Phocoena phocoena chromosome 15, mPhoPho1.1, whole genome shotgun sequence encodes:
- the EDN3 gene encoding endothelin-3 — protein sequence MEPRLWFLFGLAVTSAAGLVPRPQPGDAGRSGEPRVPSAARSEGDAEETAATAAVRGPSPRSPGQEEGPGRFGEQAAKGGPVHHRARRCTCFTYKDKECVYYCHLDIIWINTPERTVPYGLSNYRGSFRGRRSAGTFPRSSQPSKGTPRCACAESEDAACTHFCTWSPAARGNSRTALTPDKEAGKQAGGAAGGMCPRSCALAATLRLLSV from the exons ATGGAGCCGCGGCTGTGGTTCCTTTTCGGGCTCGCAGTGACCTCTGCCGCAG GATTGGTGCCTCGCCCCCAGCCTGGGGACGCTGGCAGGAGCGGCGAGCCCCGGGTCCCCTCTGCCGCCAGATCGGAGGGGGACGCTGAGGAGACTGCGGCCACAGCGGCAGTGCGCGGTCCAAGCCCCAGAAGCCCCGGGCAGGAGGAGGGACCTGGTCGGTTTGGGGAGCAGGCGGCCAAGGGGGGCCCTGTGCACCACCGAGCCCGGCGCTGTACATGTTTTACCTACAAGGACAAAGAGTGTGTCTACTATTGCCACCTGGACATCATCTGGATCAACACTCCTGA ACGGACTGTGCCCTATGGGCTGTCCAACTACAGAGGCAGCTTCCGGGGCAGGAGGTCGGCCGGGACCTTTCCGCGGAGCTCACAGCCGTCGAAGGGGACGCCGCGCTGCGCCTGTGCAGAGAGCGAGGACGCCGCCTGCACGCATTTCTGCACCTGGTCCCCGGCTGCCCGCGG GAACTCAAGGACGGCACTAACACCtgacaaagaagcaggaaagcagGCTGGCGGTGCTGCCGGGGGCATGTGTCCGAGGAG CTGTGCTCTAGCGGCCACGCTGAGATTGCTGAGCGTCTGA